In Geothermobacter ehrlichii, the genomic window TGCCTTCGAGAACGCCGCCCTTGAGCTCGAACCTGTCGTTGGCCTTGGCGAATTCGCTCAGCACCTTGGCCGGAGCCACCGGGTCGTCCTCGGCCATGGCGATGGCGGTCGGACCCTGCAGGAACTCTTCCAGGCAGGCATTTTCGGTGTCCTTGATCGCCAGGCGCAGCAGGGTGTTCTTGACGACCTGGTACTCGACACCGGCTTCACGCAGCTTGCTGCGCAGCTCGTTGGCCTCTTCGACGGTCAGGCCGCGGTAATCGGCGACAAAGGCGGCCTTGACCCTGGCCAGCTTGGCAGACAGTTCTGCGACCAGCTGTTCCTTGCTTGTTCGATTCAACGCCTCTCCTCCTTTCTTTGTGGTTTTACCGGAAGCCTCGGGGGGTCCGGGACCCAGTCAGAGGCGCGGGAGAGACGATCTGCGATCGTCACACCGTCCTCGGCCTCGGCAGGGGGAAAACCATTAAACGTCGCTGACGTCCCTGCTGTCTTTGACCGGGTGTTGCTCGTGCTTCTATGTTCAACAGTCCATACGAAACGGACCGGCCTTTTTTACTTTACCAAGGCCTGCAGAGCCGGAATGTCGAGGTTGATTCCAGGCCCCATGGTGCTCGAAATGCTCACCTTCTTCAGGTAGGTTCCCTTGGCGGCGCTCGGCTTAGCCTTGATCAGTGCATCCATCAGCGCCAGGATGTTGCCCTGGAGCTTGTCGGCGTCAAAGGAAACCTTGCCCACCGGAGCGTGCACGATGCCGGCCTTCTCGACGCGGTACTCGATCTTGCCCGACTTGGCCTCCTGCACGGCGCGGCCGACATCGAAGGTGACCGTCCCGACCTTGGGGTTGGGCATCAGGCCGCGCGGACCGAGCAGCTTGCCGATCTTGCCGACGGTGCCCATCATGTCGGGAGTGGCGATGGCCGTATCGAAATCGAACCAGCCACCCTTGATCTTCTCGACCAGATCCTCGGCGCCGACGAAATCGGCCCCCGCGGCCGTCGCCTCCTGGGCCTTTTCGCCCTTGGCGAAGACCACGACCCGGACCGACTTGCCAAGACCGTTGGGCAGCACCACGGCGCCACGCACCATCTGGTCGGCCTTGCGCGGGTCGACCCCGAGCCGTACAGCCAGATCGACGGTCTCATCGAAGTTGGCGTGAGCCGTTTCCTTCAGCAGCTGCAAGGCCTCGTCGAGCTGATACAGCCGCGAGC contains:
- the rplA gene encoding 50S ribosomal protein L1 gives rise to the protein MAVGKKHKEAKAKVDRSRLYQLDEALQLLKETAHANFDETVDLAVRLGVDPRKADQMVRGAVVLPNGLGKSVRVVVFAKGEKAQEATAAGADFVGAEDLVEKIKGGWFDFDTAIATPDMMGTVGKIGKLLGPRGLMPNPKVGTVTFDVGRAVQEAKSGKIEYRVEKAGIVHAPVGKVSFDADKLQGNILALMDALIKAKPSAAKGTYLKKVSISSTMGPGINLDIPALQALVK
- the rplJ gene encoding 50S ribosomal protein L10, whose protein sequence is MNRTSKEQLVAELSAKLARVKAAFVADYRGLTVEEANELRSKLREAGVEYQVVKNTLLRLAIKDTENACLEEFLQGPTAIAMAEDDPVAPAKVLSEFAKANDRFELKGGVLEGKVLGLDGIKVLSDLPSREVLLAKLLGSINAPVSNFVGVLAAVPRSLVQVLSAIQDKKAA